Part of the Melopsittacus undulatus isolate bMelUnd1 chromosome 14, bMelUnd1.mat.Z, whole genome shotgun sequence genome is shown below.
TGGCTGAGCCCTAAGCCCCATCCCTCCACTGTCCCCAATAGCTGGGTGGTGACACAGAGCAGCTCCTAATTGGGAGATGCAGAGATGCTGGAGTGTTTCcggctgctgctgtgtcagctgcttcccaaacccaaacccagcaaTAAAATCCCTTCTGGGGCAGGGACGCAGCTGTGGCACAGCGACGCCTCTGCTGGCATCCCCCCCCAGCCACCACAGCGCGGGTGTCCCTGTCCCCTGCCCTGTATCCCAGGGACCACAGTGATGCccaccctgcagcacccaaCACAAGAGCACAGGAGCTGAGTGCTGGGTACCAGCCTGGATCAGGTTGATCAGTGTCAATGGGGCTGAGAAGCGGATGGAGCCATCCCAGCTTTGCCAGGCAGCAATAGGGAAGGGTCAAGAGAAGATGCTGCTCAGGtccccacctcctcctgcaAACCCcatggctgctccagccccagccctgctcctgacCAGGTCCTTTCCCCCACGGAGCAGCTCCCCTGTTGCTTTCTGGGCTTGTTTGTTTACTGCATTTGCTGAGTCGGCGGAGCCCTGCTGCCCGCCTGACTCATCCTGCAGCTTGGGGCACGGCACTGCTCGGGGCACGGCATGGCCCGGCCTCATCCTGCACACTCATCCGTGCTGGGCCGCCCTGCAGGCTCTGCTGGAGCCCACCCTGGGACCGTGGCAGAGCTCCCCCGCTGGCTGCAGAAGCACTGGCATGGGCAGGCAGAGGGGCTCAAGGTTCCCTCTGTGTTCTGCACAAGCCAGGATGGATGAGATGAGCACCTCGAGAATTGCCCCCAAACCACCTCCTGTGCTCATGGGACCCCCTGTAATGTCCTGCAGGGTCAGGGGGATGCTTCGGGGGAGGCTCAGGGTCCGGGGTCGGTCCCTGCTCAGCTCTCCCTGTGTCTCCTTCTCTCCTTGCAGCTCCATCAACGCCAGCGTGGCAGCGGCAGGGGCTGATCCCGGCAGTGTGGGGTGTCACGGGGCAGTCCCCTCCCTGTCCCCCCGGCATGGATTCATCATTCCGGCACACCAAGGCCCGGGGCTTCGTGTCCAGCGCAGAGCTGAGCATGAAGCAGTCGGCAGTGGGTGCTGCGGGGCCCGAGGGCAGGTCCCGCTTCCAGAAGCTCTCGCTGGTGTCCCGGCGGCTGGAGAGCACCGGGAGCGTGCGGGGCCGGGAGGGGAGTCCCTCCCGcgtgtccctgctgctgcaggcctgGGAGAGGGAGATCGTGGAGCAGACGGGACCCGGCCCCGCGGCCCCGACGCGCTCGGCTCCTTCTGCTGCCCCCAAGGACTTCACGGCTCACGGACCCGTCTTCTCGCAGGTCTATTCCCCGGCGCAGCGGCCGCGGCGCCAGGACGAGCGGGGGAAGGTGGGCGCTGGCGGCGGGGACGGGGTCCCCCCGGCCGGGGCTGCTCCCCGGGACGTGCCCGTGCACCGGGAGAGTTACGTGCACGGTGCTCTGCTCCCCACCCGCGCTGCTGAGCCCGGAGCTGCGGGGCCTGGACCTGCTCCTGGTGCCCCGTGCGCCCCCGGCTGcggccctgccctgcccagggCCAGGCAGGTCACGGTGCTGCGGAGCGGCAGGGATGGAGCCGGGACAGAGCCGGACGGAAGGGGAGCCCAGAGCGGGGTGCGCAGCGCTGCTGGTGCCACGGGGCCGGAGCCGCAGCAGGAGGGGAGCAAGCAGGACAGCAATGGCTTTGCGGCGGCCGCAGCAGGCAGTGAGAGCTCACCGGGTGCTGTGGAGGACACCAGGCTCCTGACTGAGGGATGCCCCGCGGAGAAACACTCGCTGCAAGCCGAGGCCACGCCAGTGAATGCAACCCTGGGAGATGGCGACAGGCCTGGGGACCCACAAACCAGTATAACCAGCTCCCGACAGGGTCCTGCGGCCGGCGCCGGTGGCCAGGATGGCCTGGCTGCTGCGGGAGAGGGAAGCTCAGCAGATAGGGATGGCAGCACTTCAGGAATGCCACCGAGGACAGAGAGCCCTCCGGGAGCTGGTGGCACCCCTGAAAACCCCTCCTTGGAGGCAAGTGATGGCCCAGAGCCTTCATCCAAAGCATCTTCAAAGGCTGAGCTGGAGTTGGATGGGGACAAGATGACAGGGGACACCCAGAGCACAGCCCAAGAGCTCAAGAGCAGCCCAGAGCTCCCAGCCCCTGACCCCCCAGCTGAGACCCCCGTGAACACAGCCGAGGAGGACCCCGAGCTGCTGGTGGACATGGAGATCTTTGTGGACACGCTACGCAACATGGAGCCCTCAGAGATGCGCAAGGCACCCAAGGCCCCGCGCCAGCCCCGGCCGTCGTCGCTGAGCcgctgtgctgctctgcctcccaTCGAGGAGGACCGTGTGGCCCCGAGAGCCACCATCTCCCTGCCCGAGGCTCTGCGGGAGCTGCTGGCCCGAGGCCCCatggggaggcaggaggagatCCCAGAGGAGGAGATTGTGAACCCCTACCTGAGCCCTGAGGAGCAGGAGCCAGGAGGGACCCTCAATGGGGTGCCCAGGGACAGCGCAGGCTGCAATGGGCGGGTGGAGGGGGGCTCGCTCCTGGGGACACTGAGGCAGGtgggggcagaggaggaggccAAGCCGGTGGCGGAGAGGAGCCCACTCTTCCGAGGGAATGTCCTCAAGGGCATGGCTCTGCTCTCCCACTTCCTGGAGCACCGGGCGGTGGTGGCCGATGAGGGCAAGCCCTACTCGCGCCTGGACAACAGTGTGCTCTACAGCCGCTTCGTCGCCCCCAGCACCGCTCCACTCGAGCCccctggcagggatggaggggtcACAGGCTCCTCCAACCCTCGGGACCACAATGGACTGGGACCTGGTGACCACCCCAGCCCGGAGATGGCTGTGCTGGAAGCATCAGGTCCTGTCATCAAGGAGCCAGAGAGCACCCTGTGGCCCACGGATGTCTTGGTGAGTGGACCTCGGAATGCGGAGCCTGGGCAGGTGTTCTGCCCTGCTGGGAATGCAGGGAGGTGGTGGGGGTCTGAACCTTGGGGCATCTTTCCCTGTTCCCAGCATATGGCTTGAACATCCCACCAGGGAGGCCAAGGAGTGCAAGCCCTTGGTGCGACAGGAGGGTACCAGGATGGGTGATGGAAGGCACCAGGTCAAGTGATGGGAGGGTGTGAGCACAGGTCACGGGAGGgtcctggggcaggcaggaggctgATCCCCAAGTGCAGGAATGCTCAAGGTGTGGCTGCTCGGGGCAGTGGGAGGGTTTGGCAGACGCCAGACGTGAGGCTGCAgctacaacctccctgggttGAGGCGAgatggctgctgcagccaaCGTCCCTCCGTGCTCCTCATGCACCCATCCCCTTGGCTCTTCACAGCAGGAGGACAAGGAGGGCTTGGAGAAGATCAACACCAGACCTGGCAAGGTACCGGGAGCGCGgtggggctgggctggatgGCGAGGGCATGGTCGGGGTGGGTTGGTGGCTAtggcagcacctctgctgtgtCACCCCCTCCCAGATCATCCTCTTCTCCGAGGCCGGCTTCGCGGGCAAGAAACGGGAGATCTGGGGTGACGTCCCTGATGCCACATCCTGGGAGCTCTCACACACCATCTCCATCCGGGTCATCCGAGGCGGGTAGGGGACAGCGCTGGGGCCAGGACGTGTGGCAAGGACATGGAGGGAGGGTTTGGCCGGGGCTCCTGCATTCCCTGTGCCAGGAATGGCAGCCAGCTCCCAGCCTGGGGTTCAGGAATGACCATCGCACCAGTGCTCATCACTGCAGCTGCACGCCAGCATCACGGTGGTGGCGAGGGATGTCCCAGCCCGTGCTGTGCCCCAGGGCTCCCAATGGCTGCAATGGGTAAAGGCAGGGTTCTGCCCCTTTGCTTCCATCCTGCTCCAGGTGGGTGATGTACGAGAAGCCGCGGTTCCATGGGCGCAAGTGTGTGCTGGCCGAGGGGGACGTGGAGATTGACAACCCCTGGGCAGCCTATGGGCAGAGCGGGCAGCCCCAGCGCCCCTTCCGCATCGGGTCCTTCAAGAGGGTGGTGCGGGTGAGCAAAGGGATCCCCAAGGAGCTTTGTGctcaccccacagctcccagcacccagcaatAGGGGGGTGCTGACCCCATAACGCTGCTCTGCTCCACACCAGGATTACCAGACCCCTGAGATCAGTCTGTTTGTGGAGGAGAATGGTGAAGGTGCCCGGCTCAGGTTCACTGACTCTGCTGAGGATACCCGGACACGGGGCCAGGCACTCACTGCTGCCTCCATCATCGTCCATTCGGGCCTGTGAGTGGgaccatggggctggggggacgCTGGGGAGGGTTCCAGCAGGGGCTGGAATGAGTGTGATgctttccccctcttccccagGTGGCTGGTTTACTCCAAGCCTTTCTTTGATGATGATCCCTATGTTCTGGAGCCAGGCGGCTATCCCAATTTAAAGGCCTGGGGAGCAAAGGACCCGTCCATCTGCTCCATGCACCCCATCAGGCTGGTGAGTCCCGGTTGCTGGAGCGCAGttattggggtgctggggctgtttCCAGCCCTGGGCAGGACAGGCAAGAGCATCTCCTGGTGGTTTCTGACTCATGTTAGTGAGAGCTCAGTGTGGAAATGTGCTGAGCAAGGCTCTGGGAAGTGCCTCTGTGGGTTagaggtgaaagaaagcaaCGAAG
Proteins encoded:
- the CRYBG2 gene encoding beta/gamma crystallin domain-containing protein 2 encodes the protein MDSSFRHTKARGFVSSAELSMKQSAVGAAGPEGRSRFQKLSLVSRRLESTGSVRGREGSPSRVSLLLQAWEREIVEQTGPGPAAPTRSAPSAAPKDFTAHGPVFSQVYSPAQRPRRQDERGKVGAGGGDGVPPAGAAPRDVPVHRESYVHGALLPTRAAEPGAAGPGPAPGAPCAPGCGPALPRARQVTVLRSGRDGAGTEPDGRGAQSGVRSAAGATGPEPQQEGSKQDSNGFAAAAAGSESSPGAVEDTRLLTEGCPAEKHSLQAEATPVNATLGDGDRPGDPQTSITSSRQGPAAGAGGQDGLAAAGEGSSADRDGSTSGMPPRTESPPGAGGTPENPSLEASDGPEPSSKASSKAELELDGDKMTGDTQSTAQELKSSPELPAPDPPAETPVNTAEEDPELLVDMEIFVDTLRNMEPSEMRKAPKAPRQPRPSSLSRCAALPPIEEDRVAPRATISLPEALRELLARGPMGRQEEIPEEEIVNPYLSPEEQEPGGTLNGVPRDSAGCNGRVEGGSLLGTLRQVGAEEEAKPVAERSPLFRGNVLKGMALLSHFLEHRAVVADEGKPYSRLDNSVLYSRFVAPSTAPLEPPGRDGGVTGSSNPRDHNGLGPGDHPSPEMAVLEASGPVIKEPESTLWPTDVLQEDKEGLEKINTRPGKIILFSEAGFAGKKREIWGDVPDATSWELSHTISIRVIRGGWVMYEKPRFHGRKCVLAEGDVEIDNPWAAYGQSGQPQRPFRIGSFKRVVRDYQTPEISLFVEENGEGARLRFTDSAEDTRTRGQALTAASIIVHSGLWLVYSKPFFDDDPYVLEPGGYPNLKAWGAKDPSICSMHPIRLGCPVVERPGEPQVLIYEAVGFQGRSFTINRDIYDLKHLPGPTLPTVGSLHVLGGCWVGYEKEGFRGHQYLLEEGEYQDWRQWGGYSKELMSLRLIRTDFSDPVLVLFEAMDFEEGPSVELSEALPDTQLAGYGTVTQSIHVLSGVWVAYEGTNFSGEQYILEKGVYRSCEDWGATDCRIASVQPILQVGEHNLHFVSKILLFSEPDFLGEHIDFEEDQDSLPAAFIPRSCRVRGGSWILFDGKAFAGEQHVLSEGEYPTLSAMGCLSSTSIRSLKKVPVFFSEPSIFLHGLECFEGKEIELNTEVRSLQAEGFNNHVLSVRVKGGIWVLCEHGDFRGRQWLLDCTEITNWLTYSGLQHVGSLYPIRQRRIYFRIRNRELELYLSVPDDVEDMKAGRVVVSSLSEESNSIWYYEDGLIKNQVAPNMSLQVIGPAGKGAKAVLWSKNRMPRQTWSIDSQGRIRSQMFEDMILDIKGGRSYDRDHAIVWDVAEERPTQTWDIEVL